The genomic segment CCGTCGGGTTCAGTTCCGTATTTCACACACTGGGTATGGATTCCATGCATAATGGCATGCAATTTTTCATCCACCTCGGCAGCACTCCAGCTGATGTGCATGGCATTCTGCGACATTTCCAAACCGCTGGTGGCTACACCACCTGCATTCACAGCCTTACCCGGTGCATACATAATCTTATTCTCAATAAAGAGGTCAATGGCCTCAGGCGTACATCCCATATTAGAAATTTCGCCTACACAAGTCACATTATTATCAATCAAGTGCTGTGCATCTTCGCCGTTCAGCTCGTTCTGTGTTGCGCAAGGCAAAGCGATATCCGCCTTTACCTCCCATGGGCGTTTGCCCGGAACAAAAGTGGAGCCGGGGAATTCGTCGGCATACGGAGCTACAATATCATTGCCCGATGCGCGAAGTTCCAGCATATAATCAATCTTTTCACCGCTAATACCGTTCGGATCATAGATATAACCGTCCGGACCGGAGATGGTAATGACTTTCGCTCCCAACTGGGTAGCCTTCGTAGCAGCGCCCCAAGCCACATTTCCGAAACCGGAGATAGCAACGGTCTTGCCTTTAATGTCAATGCCTTTGGTCTCCAGCATCTGATGTACAAAATATAATCCGCCAAAGCCGGTTGCTTCGGGACGTATCAATGAGCCACCGAATTCCAGACCTTTGCCAGTGAAAGTTCCCGTAAACTCACGTGTCAATTTTTTATACATACCGAACATATAGCCCACTTCACGACCGCCCACACCGATGTCACCGGCAGGCACATCCATATCGGGACCAAGATGACGCCACAACTCCAACATGAATGCCTGGCAGAAACGCATCACTTCCGCATCACTCTTACCGCGCGGAGAGAAGTCCGAACCGCCTTTACCGCCGCCCATAGGCAGAGTGGTCAAAGCATTCTTGAAAGTCTGTTCAAAACCCAAGAACTTCAAAATAGAGAGGTTCACAGAGGCATGGAAACGAATACCGCCCTTATACGGACCAATAGCATTGTTGAACTGTACACGATAACCGAGGTTGGTCTGCACTTCACCCTTATCATCCACCCACGTGACGCGGAAAGTAAAAATACGGTCGGGTTCAACCAATCGTTCTATGATCTTTGCTTTCTCGAACTCAGGATGCTGATTGTAGATATCTTCGATAGAAAGAAGTACTTCCTTTACGGCTTGAAGATATTCAGACTCGCCGGGATGCTTTGCCTCCAAAGAGGACATGATACGTTCGATATTCATAATATTACGTTTTAAAGGTTCTTATCACGTTAGCCAATCGTTGTTTAGACAAAGTGTCAACGAACAACACTGCAAATATAGGAAAACTTTTCAAAACACCTAAACTTAACAGCAATATTTTAATCAAATAATGATAAAACGTCAGGCCGCACAAAACATGAAGGATTAACAAATTGAAGTTAAGCCATGCCATGCCAATATATCGCACCGGTAATTCTTTATTCTTCTATTCCTCATTCTTCATTTTAATTGTTACTTTTGTCCTCCGAACTAATAAACCATGAGAGAACATGCTTAGTAAGTTTAAATTAAACCAGCTATATTTCAAAGATACGCAGTTCGCCAACCTCATGACGCGGCGTATTTTCAATGTGCTTTTAATCGCCAACCCTTATGACGCTTTCATGCTGGAGGACGACGGACGCATCGATGAGAAAATCTTCAATGAATACACCTCGCTTTCCCTGCGCTACCCGCCGCGTTTCACCCAGGTTTCCACTTGCGAGGAAGCATTGGCGCAACTGTCTTCCATGCCATACGACCTTATTATATGCATGCCGGGCACAGGAGACAACGAGGGGTTTGACGTAGCACGAACCATCAAAGGTCAATACGAGCATATTCCCATGGTGATTTTAACGCCGTTCAGTCATGGTATCACCAAACGCATTGCCAACGAAGACCTCAGTTCGTTCGACTATATTTTCTGTTGGCTGGGAAACACCGATTTGCTGGTATCCATCATCAAGCTGATTGAAGACAAGATGAATCTGGAGCATGACGTCAGTGAAGTCGGCGTGCAGATTATTCTTCTGGTAGAAGACGGCATCCGTTTCTACTCTTCCATCCTGCCCAACCTCTATAAATTCGTATTGAAGCAGAGTCAGGAGTTCTCCACCGAGGCGTTGAATGCACACCAGCGTACGCTGCGTATGAGAGGGCGTCCCAAAATAGTTCTTGCGCGTACCTATGATGAAGCAATCGGCATTTACGAAAAGTACAAGAACAACATCCTTGGAGTCATTACGGACGTCCGTTTTCCCCGCGTAGAACGTGGTGAGAAAGATGCGCTTGCGGGTATAAAATTATGTGCGGCCATACGCAAGGAAGACCCGTTCGTGCCATTGATCATACAATCTTCCGAATCGGAAAATGTGTTGTATGCAGCCAAATATGACGCAGCCTTTATCGATAAGAACTCCAAGAAAATGGATGTGGACTTACGCCGTATCGTATCGGATAATTTCGGTTTCGGCGACTTTATCTTCCGCAATCCCGATACGCTGGAAGAGATTGCCCGCGTCAAAAACCTGAAAGAGCTCCAGAACATTCTCTTTGCTGTTCCGGCGGAGTCATTCCTCTATCACATCAGCCGCAACCATGTGAGCCGCTGGCTTTATTCACGCGCCATGTTCCCCATTGGAGAGTTCTTGAAACCTATCACATGGAACAGCCTTCAGGATGTGGACGCTCACCGTAAGATCATTTTCGAGGCTATCGTGAAGTACCGCAAAATGAAAAACCAGGGTGTGGTGGCGGTATTCAAACGCGACCGTTTTGACCGCTACTCGAACTTTGCCCGCATCGGCGACGGCTCATTGGGCGGGAAAGGCCGCGGCTTGGCATTTATCGACAATATGGTGAAGCACCACCCTGAATTTGAAGAGTTTGAGAATGCACGCGTTGCCATACCCAAGACCGTAGTGCTCTGTACAGATGTATTCGACGAGTTCATGGATACCAACAACCTGTATCAGATAGCCCTGTCCGATGCAGATGATGATGTGATTCTCCGCTACTTCCTGAAAGCCAAACTGCCCGACCGTCTGGTTGAGGACTTTTTCACTTTCTTCGATGTAGTGAAATCGCCCATTGCCATCCGTTCTTCCTCTCTATTGGAAGATTCGCACTACCAGCCTTTCGCCGGGATCTACAATACTTATATGATTCCCTACCTGGACGATAAGTATGAAATGCTCCGCATGCTCAGTGATGCAATCAAAGGAGTTTACGCCTCTGTATATTTCCGCGACTCCAAAGCCTATATGCAGGCCACAAGCAATGTCATCGACCAGGAAAAGATGGCTGTCATCCTGCAAGAAGTGGTGGGCAACCAGTACGGTGACCGCTATTATCCTTCCATGTCGGGTGTGGCACGTTCGCTCAACTACTACCCCATCGGAGATGAGAGAGCGGAAGAAGGCATCGTAAACCTGGCGCTCGGCTTGGGTAAGTATATCGTGGACGGCGGCATGACCCTCCGTTTCTCTCCCTATCATCCCAACCAAGTCCTGCAAACCAGTGAAATGGAAATTGCACTGAAAGAAACCCAGACGCGCTTCTACGCTCTCGACTTGCGCAATGCCGGCCATGATTTCTCTATCGATGACGGCTTCAACCTGTTGAAACTGCACGTAAAAGAAGCGGAAAAAGACGGTTCGCTCAACTATATAGCTTCCACCTACGACCCGTATGACCAGATTATCCGCGACGGTTTATATCCGGGAGGGCGCAAAGTTATTACCTTCGCCAATATCCTGCAACATGATGTGTTTCCACTGTCCCGCATCCTGCAACTGGCATTGAAGTATGGGCAGCAGGAAATGCGTCGTCCCGTAGAGATTGAATTTGCAGCTACCATGAGCCGGGAAAAAGACAAGACAGGCACTTTCTATCTCCTGCAGATCCGCCCGATTGTCGACAGCAAGGAGATGCTCGATGAAGATCTCACAGCTATCCCCGACGAGCAATTGCTGCTCCGTTCCAATAATTCCTTAGGGCATGGAATCATGAACGAACTGCAAGATGTGGTCTATGTAAAGACCGATGATTACAGCGCTTCCCACAATCAGGATATTGCCTGGGAGATAGAAAAGCTGAACCAGCAATTCTTGAATGAAGGAAAGAATTATGTCCTGATAGGTCCGGGACGTTGGGGTAGCAGTGACACGTGGCTCGGAATTCCTGTTAAATGGCCGCATATCAGTGCAGCGCGCATCATTGTAGAAGCCGGGCTGACGAATTATCGCGTCGATCCCAGTCAGGGGACACACTTTTTTCAGAACCTGACTTCCTTCGGAGTAGGCTATTTCACGATCAATGCTTTTATGAACGACGGAGTATACAATCAGGACTTCTTGAATACGCAACCTGCTGTGCATGAGACTAAATACCTGCGCCATGTCCATTTTGAACATCCGATAGTGGCCAAGATGGACGGGAAAAAGAAACAAGGAGTGGTATTGCTGCCCGATTCCTAACGTATTGTTGTTAAAAATAAGCAAAAAAAGCAATGACAGGCTCTTCTTTTTTTGCTGGAAATGGAACAAATGATGTTCCATTTTTCATTTTTGCATGTAAAACGGAGCTTTATAGGAGCTTTTTATTGCCTAAAAGCAATATCTTTGTACCCGAAAAGAGAACTAATAAGTGAAAAAGATAATCAAGTTTTGCAAATGGGCAACACACATGCAACTGTTCTAATCTTACTTGCAACAATGTGCACCCTGTTATCCGGATGTACTAAAGACAATGACTACACAGTCACAACAGGCAAGGGGCGCCTCAACATCAGGTTGATTGCTGACGGCAGCACACAGGATGTAGCTACGCGGGTGGAAGAAACATTACCCGATATAAACGATTTTGCAATATCTGTTTTGAAAGGTGATGAAGTGAAATACTCCTGCGATAAGTTCAGCCAATATTCGGATGAAGTCTTATTTCCCATCGGGCAATATACTCTAAAAGCCTCTTACGGGCAACTTCATAACGAAGGATTCAACAAGCCCTGCTTCACAGGTCTGCAAGAGTTCTCGATTGAAGACCAGAAGGAAACAAATGTGGAAGTGACCTGTCATCTTGCCAATGTCAAGGTGTCGGCCACTTATACGGAAAGTTTCAAGAAATACTTTTCCGATTACAGTCTGAAAGTAAATTCGGAAGGCAACTCTCCCATCCAGTTTGCCAAAGAGGAGACACGTTCCTGCTATTTCAAGCCCGGCAAACTGACCCTCACACTGAACCTGACCAAAAGAGACGGCGGCGTCCAGTCCTCCTACCAGCCCATTGTTATAGACAATGCGCTGGCACAACATCATTATAAGTTTAATTTTGATGTCAACGCAGGAAGTGCAACCGTAAACATCACCTTTACGGACAGGACCGAAACAGTGACGCACACCATTGATGTGTCAGACGGGACTATGCGTATAGATCCTCCTTTCTTCATACTTAATGGATTTACCAGTAATACGGCATTAGACATCAAAGAAGGAAAGGAAGCCGATCATCCTTTATCCTTATATTTGAATGCGCGTTCCGGCATCGAGGAGTGCATATTAACCACATCGTCCTCCTCGCTCATTTCACAAGGCTGGCCTGCCTATATAGATTTGGCCGACTTATCTACCGACAAGCTGCAATTATTGCAATCTTTCGGTTTGCAGCTTAAGGGGCTCGGAGCCAACAAAGACAAGATTGCCACGATTGATTTCACCAACGTCATTCCCCATATAGAATATGACAACGGGGTTCTCAGCACCTTTAAGCTCGTGGCCAAGGACAAACTGAAAAAAGTGAATAAAGAGGAGGTTATATTGGCGATAAACAGTCTTAGCAACCAATTTGCAGTGGTTCCTCCCGAAGCGTTGCCATCGGGTTCCACCTACATTGACCTGGTGGTCACTTTGGATGGCAAACCGGAAACCATAAAAGCCAGTTGTATATTATACGGCGCTTCACAAGATTTGAAATGCGGACTTTTATCTACTGAAGGTGATGGCATCACACATCATATCCGCGTCACGTTCCCTGTCAAGATAACGTCATCCACGCAAATGACAGTAACCTGCGGACGCAAAAAAGCAACATTCACTTTATCCGTAAACTAATTGAACATATACTTTCGATATGAAGAAATCAGTATGCATAATAGTACTCTCTTTAGTGTATGTGCTCGCATTTGTTTCATGCGAGCGTGAGCAATACTCCACCGAAGAGGGAAATAAGGTAGAAACAGTTTCGGAAGGGCAGATAAACCTTTCTTCCTTGAAACTGACGGTAAACGTCAACGCCAATGCTGCAACACGTGCCGATATAGATACAAAAAACTATATCATCCGCATCTATAATCGTGACAACGATAACAAACTCGTACAAGAATGGAAATACAGTGAGATGCCGGAGATTTTCTCATTAAAGGTGGGCAACTACACCGTAGCCGCATTCTCGCACGATGTTCTTCCCGCCGAGTTCGAGCATCCCTATTACTACGGGAAAGAAGACTTTGAAATCCTAAAAGACCAAATCACCGACATCATAGACCTGCAATGCGTATTGCGCAGCGTCATGGTGACAGTGGAGTATGACGAAAAGCTACTGACCCTATTGGGCAATGATGTAAAGGCAAATGTCACTTTAGGCCAAGGCTCACTGGATTTTGTAAAAGATGAAACACGCGCCGGTTACTATCAGGCGATCAATGAAAACGCCAATGTAATCACCACACGCCTCACCGGAACCGTAGAGGGTGAAAGCGTGGATATATCAAAAGGATTTCCGCAAGTGAAAGCAGGCGCCCATAAGATTATCAGATATACACTGAAAGATGTGGACGAAAACGGCAGCTCCGAGGGAGGCAATGCGGACATCAGCATCCGAATCGACGTGACTTGCACCACCGTAGAGCAGGATATCATAGTAGACCCCGATGAAGATATCGTTCCCGACGAGCCCGATGAGCCGGACAACCCGGACAATCCTTCCGGAGAGCAACCCACCATCAAGGGGGACGGATTCAACATATCCAAAGCTATCGTATTGCCTGAGACGACCTCTCCCGATAATCCTTATCCGGTAGTGGTGAACATCGCCGCTGTCAACGGCATCGCCAACCTGAAAGTCACGATAGACTCCGACGTCTTGGATGAAGACGCATTGGCAGATGTCGGCCTGAAGAAAGACTTCGACTTGGCCCATCCCGAAGAGCTGAAAGACGCCTTGGAAGGATTAGGCTTCCCCGTAGGCGAAGATGTTGCCGGAAAGACAGAGTTGATATTCAATATTACCAAGTTCACCGGATTATTGACAATGCTGAATCCCGGCACCCACAATTTCATTATTACGGTTGTAGACACCAAGAACAATAAGACAACTGAAACATTAACACTTGTCTGGAGTAACTAACTATTTATGAAACGGACTATTTATAACATATCGGCATTACTTTTTCTCATTCTCGCAACCACCGGTTGTCGCGAAAAAGACCTGAACGAGAGTGGGTTGCTCAGATTGAGCATCGGGATAAAAGACAAGGTGGAAACCGTTACCCGCACACTGTCCGACGAGGAACAGAATGCCTTGAAGGGAAATGCTAAAATCCGCATATACAGCGGTAAAGGGCTTGTACGCAAATACAATGGGACAGCCGAAATGCCGGCAGAAATGCAACTTGCAGCAGGTGACTACAACATCAAAGTAGCAGCCGGTGACTCCGTTGCCGCTTCTTTTGACAAGACATTCTATCGGGGAGAAAAGGATTTCAGCATCCATGCCGGTCAATCCTCTTCCGTCAGCGTGGAATGCATCATTGCCAACACGCTGGTTACCGTAGAGTTTGCCAAAAGCCTGACGCAGGCATTCCAAAGCTACGAAGTGCAGGTAGCCTCATCGGCAGGCAGCCTGACATTTACCGCCGACAACCCCAATGCCATTGGCTATTACATGATTCCCGCCGATGACGCGCAGTTGTCTTGGACGTTCAAGGCAACGACACTCAGCGGAAATGAGTACACCCGTACAAATACCCTGACCGTTGCGCCAACCACACGCTACGACCTGACTTTCGGATATGAAGACAGCGGAGAAAGCTACGATGACGGTGGTTCTACCCTGACACTGGACATAAATACCGAGCCATTAGAAACAAGCACCGTTGAGGTTCCGGTTTACAGGCGTCCCAGCATCACCGGAAAAAACTTCGGGAATGAGAACGAGCTGTTTGTCGAATTAAACAAAGGTACAGAACAGGAGTTTTGGATAGCCACCTCTTCCATCCTGACAAAAGCTCTGGTAAGCTGCGACCAATTCACAAGTTTGGGACTCCCCGTCAATTCATTCGACATATTGGCCATGAATGCCGAGGACAAAAGCCTGTTCAGCAGCTACGGTGTGAACATTGTGTCCAAGTACAATGTCAACACCGGTCAAGGTAATACCAAAATAGGGCTTTCGGAGGCCTTCATGCAGAAGCTGTCACAGAAAGAAGGAGTATATGACATACAAATCAATGCAACGGACGACAATAAGTTGCAACGCTCTTCTGTGTTCCGTTTCATCGTATCGGATGCAATAGTGGTCACCACTAACGTAATAGATGCGGAAGTATGGGCAACAAAAGCCACCATACGCGCCTCGTTGGCAAAAGAGACGGAAGAGGCTTTGGCCTTTAAATACCGCATAAAAGGTACAACGGGCGAATTTACCGTTCCCGCTCAAAGAGTAAACGGTTCCAAACTGCTTTATGCCAACATCAAGAATCTGGCTCCCGGTACAACTTATGAATACTGGGCGCTGGCAGGAGCTTCGCCCTCAACAATCATCAGCCAGTTCACTACCGAAGCAACCACCCAATTGGAAAATGCGGGATTTGAATATTGGACAGACGGCACGCCAATGCTTGTTTTCGGTTCCGGACAGTCCATGTGGTGGGATAGTGGAAACCATGGTTCCGCCACTGCCAGCATAAACATCACAACTTACAGTACAGAATATAAAAACAGCGGAAATTTCTCTGCCAAATTGCAATCCAAGAAAGCCGGCATGATGGGCGTGTATCAATTCGCAGCAGGCAACCTGTTTGCCGGGAAGTACATAGCTACGGAAATGTCCGGTGTCAGGGGCAACGGCGTCTTGGGTTGGGGACGTCCTTTCAGCTCCCGCCCCGTAGCCTTGAAAGGTTACATCCGCTACGAGCCCAAAGCAGTCGACATGACCAACAATTGCAGCTACATCAATGCGGGCGATATGGACAAAGGGTGCATATACATCGCTTTGGGCGACTGGGTAGGCGAGACAGCCAACGGTGAGACATGGCCCGTCATCGTTAAAACCAATTTCAAAGACGGCAACAGCGCCAAGCTCTTCAATCCCAACGACATTCACATCATTGCCTATGGTGAAAAGACGTGGGATGAAGCCACCGCCGGAGACGGGATGGTTGAGTTCGAGATTCCCATCGAGTATCGCAACATGGATACCAAGCCCACCAGTATCGTGCTGGTAGCTTCCTCCAGCAAATACGGAGACTATTTCACAGGCGGCGTAGACAGTACAATGTGGCTCGACGATCTTAAGTTGGTATATGAATAATCCGATATTCTCGTGAAAAGGACTGTTATATATATATGTATCCTGCTGTTTATACTGCCTCATGCTGCCATGCAGGCGCAAGAGTTTAAACGGTCTATTGAGTTGAAGACCTTTGTTCCCAAAGGGCAATGGATTCTGGGAAATTCCATTTCCTATTCGGAACACAATGAAAGCAACTACAACTTCCTTATTATAGAGGGCATCAACTCCGACGGATATACCTTTAAGGTGAGTCCGATGCTGTGCTATGCATTCAAAGACAATTTAGCGGCGGGCGGCCGTTTCAGCTATGCCCGCACACTCACCAAGCTGAGCGGAGTTACTATCAATGTAGATGACGACAACCAATTCGATCTGGACGACATGTACCAGTTGAAACATTCCTATGCAGCTATGGCAATGATGCGCAGCTACATCAGTCTGGGAAACAGCAAGCGCTTCGGACTCTATTGCGACATACAGCTGCAAATGGGTGGCAGCCAGTCCAAGGTGGTCAGCGGTACGGGCGAAGACGTTACAGGTACCTATTCCACTTCAACCGATCTCAACATCGGCGTAGCTCCGGGAATGGTTGCATTCATCAACAACTATACGGCAGTAGAGGTCAGCGTAGGCGTATTGGGTTTCGACTTTAGCAAAACCCGGCAAACGACGAACCAAGTATATATAGGCGAACGTTCCCTTAATTCCGCGAATTTCCGCATCAACCTGTTTTCCATAGGCTTGGGCATCGCATTTTATTTGTAAGAAAGATGAAGAAACGAACGATACTGACATATGTACTCTGTGGCATGGCAAGCATTTGTTTCGCACATACACAAACGGGTGATACGCTCCGTTCCATAAGCGGCCGCGATTCACTGATCCGCGAAACGGTGTTTGTGCATGATACAGTCTACCTGCAAGCGCCAAAGACAACAGCCAAACCGGAAGATATAATCCGCACCAAGGCTATTGGACGTTACGACCGCGGCATCATCAACTACCGTTTCATACCCAAAGGCAAATGGATTGGCGGAGCTACGGCATCCTATGTGGATTTTGACAGTCAGGACAGCCGCCTGTTGTTCTCTTTGCTGAAAGATTTCGATTGCCATGCCCGCACAGTTTCTGTGAAGCCGTTCATCGGATATGCCGTACGGAACAACATCGTCATCGGTGCCAAGCTGGGCTATAACCACACCGTTGCCCAGTTGGATAATCTGGCTCTGAACATGGACGACCTCGATTTTTCACTAAAGGACATACGCTATACGGAAGATACTTACAGCCTTGGGCTTTTCCACCGTTCCTATGTAGGGCTGGATGCCGGCAGACGTTTCGGGCTGTTCAACGAAACAACGCTTTCATTCAATACGGGCACCACGCGGTTCTCTCGTGGCACAGAAAATGCCGAAGCGGCAGCAACTGATTCGGAAAACGCTTTCAAAAGTACAGAAACCACGCTCTATGAGCTTCACTTGGGCATAAACCCCGGAGTAGCCGTATTTATCATGCAGAATGTTTCTGCCGAAGTCTCTTTCGGAGTGATCGGCTTTAAATATAGCAGCGAAACGCAAAAGAACAATCTGGGAGAAACCGGCAAGCGCCACAACAGCGGTGCGAACTTCAAGATTAATTTGTTCAATATCAATATAGGTATCACCCTTTGTTTGTAAGATTGAGAGTATGCATCAGAAAGTCTATATACAGATCCGTTTAGGATGTTTCTTGCTAATGGCCGCTTTCCTGAGCGCCTGCATCGAGAACGATGTACCCTATCCGTACATCAAGCTCTTTGTTACCGGCACTGAAATTGACGGCCAAATAGGAAGCGCCGTCATTTCGAATGACGACCGCACCGTAACGGTCAACCTGGAGGACACCGTCAACATGAAGAAAGTGCGCGTGAAAAGCATCAGCGTAACCGAAGGAGGGCGTTGCAGCCTGCCTGACGATACGATTATAGACCTCAGCAACCCCTATCCGCTGACCCTCTCATTATATCAGGACTACCAATGGACTTTGAAAGCCAATCAAACCATTGAACGGCGGTTTACCGTAGAGCACCAAGTGGGCGCTGCTACATTCGATGAAAAGGAGCATTTCGCCTCAGTCAACATCAGCACCAAAGGCAGTTTGAAAGACATCCGGCTAACCGACCTAAAGCTGGGGCCTACCGGCTCCACTGTCAACATGAGCAGCGGCATTCCCTATTTGGAATGGCAGCAAATGGGCAACTACGCCAAAGCAAACGTGGTGGTGAACTTCCGCGATTTCATTGTAATGGAAGAATGGACGCTCTACGTATTCCAAGTAGAGACCAACGTAGTCACCAAGTCGGCAGACGGTTGGGTAAATGTGGCATGGCTCTATGGGGAAGGCGTGGAAGGCATGGAAAACGGCTTTGAGCTGAAAGAGAAAGATGCAGAGGAATGGCAGCCGGTAGATGCCTCCTACATCACCGCCAATGGCGGAAGCTTTACGGCACGCGTTCCTCATCTGAAAGCGGGAACCTCTTATGTGTGTCGTGCTTATTCGGGCGAAGACAAGGGTGAAGAAATAGAGTTTACCACCGGGACGGCCGTAGAGCTTCCCAACGGTTCGTTCGACGAATGGCACAAGGTGAACAAGGTGTGGGAACCATGGGCGGAAGGCGGCAATCCTATCTGGGACAGCGGAAATGACGGTGCAACCACTTTGGGCGAAAGCATCACTGTACCCACAAGCGACACATGGAGCGGTGCACCTGCCGGAGGACAGGCTGCACAGTTAGGCTCAAAGTTCGTCGGGCTGGGCGGTGTGGGCAAGTTTGCCGCCGGCAACCTGTTCATCGGCGAATATGTCCGCACAGACGGCACCAATGGCATTTTGAGTTTCGGCAAGGAGTTTACGGCACGCCCCACAAAGCTGAAAGGCTACTATAAATATGCCACAGCACCTATTACCTATCTGCCTTCCAAGTCGAATACGGACGACTACAACCGTTTTCTCCCCTATAAGGACAAGCCGGATACATGCGCCATATATATAGCTTTAGGCGATTGGGACAAACCGGTAGAAATCAGGACCAATCCCAGAGACCGCAAATTGTTCGACAAGAATGACCCGCATGTCATCGCTTATGCAGAGTTCAACAGCGGTACGAGTGTGGACAGTTACACCCCACTGGAGCTGACTTTACAATACAAATCAACCAGCCGCGTACCCACTCATCTCATAGTGGTATGCTCGGCAAGCAAATATGGCGACTACTTCACCGGAGGAGCAGGAGCCACGTTGACCATAGATGAATTCAGTTTGGAATATGATTATTAAAGATATGAGAATATTACGTTACATATTGGCAACACTCGCTGTACTGGCAACATTCACCGCTTGCCGGGAAGAGGACGAATTGAACAAAGCGAAAGGCCGGGTAGTATTAGGAGAAATAAGGATAGAAGCAGAAGAGGCAAACACCCGCGCCATTTCAATTCCCACTCCTCAGCCCGAAGATTTAACCATAGAAATAATAGATCCGGACGGCTACACAATAGAAAGCGGAAAGATAGACCATTATGCCAATGGAATAGATCTTTTCGTAGCCTCATATACATTGCGTGCCTACTACGGCAATAAACAGCAAATGGGGAATAGTCCCTATTTTGAAGGAATTGCCGAGTTTTCCATCTCCGAAGGGCAGACCACCCAAATAGGAACTGTCACTGCCAAACTTGCAAACGCTGTCATTATTCCAAACATACCTACCAATATCATAGACCACTTTATCGGCGTGCCCACATTCTATGTCTGTAAAGGAGAAGAGAAAAAAGAGGTTACTAACGGACAGGCATTGTATGTGCTGCCGGGAGAATATACATTGACACTGGAAGGAAAGAATAAAGCGGAAATTGAGGTCAAGCAAACAATAGCCACATTGAACGCACAAGCCCAAAAGGCATATAATATCAATTGCGACTTATCACTGCCTAATTTAACATTACCAGACCAACAGGCAGGTGCATGGGCAAAACGGCTTTATATAACTCCTGCCACTGCAACAGATAAGAATGGAAAAGAAATAGATACGCCTAAAGGTATCATATACCAGTTGCTACCGGAGAATTCATCTGATTGGAGTACCGCTATAACGAAAAAAGATAATGGGAACCAAGGAGACGTTGTTTTCACTGAGCTTGCTCCCAATACTACATATAAACTTAGAGCATCATTAGGGGAAGATATGGTAACTGATATTGTGCCTTTTAC from the Bacteroides eggerthii genome contains:
- a CDS encoding DUF4493 domain-containing protein produces the protein MCTLLSGCTKDNDYTVTTGKGRLNIRLIADGSTQDVATRVEETLPDINDFAISVLKGDEVKYSCDKFSQYSDEVLFPIGQYTLKASYGQLHNEGFNKPCFTGLQEFSIEDQKETNVEVTCHLANVKVSATYTESFKKYFSDYSLKVNSEGNSPIQFAKEETRSCYFKPGKLTLTLNLTKRDGGVQSSYQPIVIDNALAQHHYKFNFDVNAGSATVNITFTDRTETVTHTIDVSDGTMRIDPPFFILNGFTSNTALDIKEGKEADHPLSLYLNARSGIEECILTTSSSSLISQGWPAYIDLADLSTDKLQLLQSFGLQLKGLGANKDKIATIDFTNVIPHIEYDNGVLSTFKLVAKDKLKKVNKEEVILAINSLSNQFAVVPPEALPSGSTYIDLVVTLDGKPETIKASCILYGASQDLKCGLLSTEGDGITHHIRVTFPVKITSSTQMTVTCGRKKATFTLSVN
- the gdhA gene encoding NADP-specific glutamate dehydrogenase, translating into MNIERIMSSLEAKHPGESEYLQAVKEVLLSIEDIYNQHPEFEKAKIIERLVEPDRIFTFRVTWVDDKGEVQTNLGYRVQFNNAIGPYKGGIRFHASVNLSILKFLGFEQTFKNALTTLPMGGGKGGSDFSPRGKSDAEVMRFCQAFMLELWRHLGPDMDVPAGDIGVGGREVGYMFGMYKKLTREFTGTFTGKGLEFGGSLIRPEATGFGGLYFVHQMLETKGIDIKGKTVAISGFGNVAWGAATKATQLGAKVITISGPDGYIYDPNGISGEKIDYMLELRASGNDIVAPYADEFPGSTFVPGKRPWEVKADIALPCATQNELNGEDAQHLIDNNVTCVGEISNMGCTPEAIDLFIENKIMYAPGKAVNAGGVATSGLEMSQNAMHISWSAAEVDEKLHAIMHGIHTQCVKYGTEPDGYINYVKGANIAGFMKVAHAMMGQGII
- a CDS encoding PEP/pyruvate-binding domain-containing protein, with protein sequence MLSKFKLNQLYFKDTQFANLMTRRIFNVLLIANPYDAFMLEDDGRIDEKIFNEYTSLSLRYPPRFTQVSTCEEALAQLSSMPYDLIICMPGTGDNEGFDVARTIKGQYEHIPMVILTPFSHGITKRIANEDLSSFDYIFCWLGNTDLLVSIIKLIEDKMNLEHDVSEVGVQIILLVEDGIRFYSSILPNLYKFVLKQSQEFSTEALNAHQRTLRMRGRPKIVLARTYDEAIGIYEKYKNNILGVITDVRFPRVERGEKDALAGIKLCAAIRKEDPFVPLIIQSSESENVLYAAKYDAAFIDKNSKKMDVDLRRIVSDNFGFGDFIFRNPDTLEEIARVKNLKELQNILFAVPAESFLYHISRNHVSRWLYSRAMFPIGEFLKPITWNSLQDVDAHRKIIFEAIVKYRKMKNQGVVAVFKRDRFDRYSNFARIGDGSLGGKGRGLAFIDNMVKHHPEFEEFENARVAIPKTVVLCTDVFDEFMDTNNLYQIALSDADDDVILRYFLKAKLPDRLVEDFFTFFDVVKSPIAIRSSSLLEDSHYQPFAGIYNTYMIPYLDDKYEMLRMLSDAIKGVYASVYFRDSKAYMQATSNVIDQEKMAVILQEVVGNQYGDRYYPSMSGVARSLNYYPIGDERAEEGIVNLALGLGKYIVDGGMTLRFSPYHPNQVLQTSEMEIALKETQTRFYALDLRNAGHDFSIDDGFNLLKLHVKEAEKDGSLNYIASTYDPYDQIIRDGLYPGGRKVITFANILQHDVFPLSRILQLALKYGQQEMRRPVEIEFAATMSREKDKTGTFYLLQIRPIVDSKEMLDEDLTAIPDEQLLLRSNNSLGHGIMNELQDVVYVKTDDYSASHNQDIAWEIEKLNQQFLNEGKNYVLIGPGRWGSSDTWLGIPVKWPHISAARIIVEAGLTNYRVDPSQGTHFFQNLTSFGVGYFTINAFMNDGVYNQDFLNTQPAVHETKYLRHVHFEHPIVAKMDGKKKQGVVLLPDS